CAATTGATATATTAATTATAGATGAAATATCCATGCTGTCGCCTTATCTTTTGCAACTCATTCACAACGTATTGTGTTCTATAAAGAAATCAATATTGTTATTCGGTGGTTGTCTTGTTATTGTGGGAGGGGATTTTTACCAATTAACACCCATCGACTCgcctttattattatttgatgatCCATTTTGGATTCTTTGTCAATTTAAAGTCATtcgattaataaaaaattacagacAACAGGAGAACGATAAATTTCTAGCTTGTTTATACTCTATACGAATTGCACAATGGGACGATATAacatttaagtatttaagaAAACGTTTGCATGCCACAGATCTACATATTAATTCTACCTATACAAGGTTGTTTTTTACAAACGCTGAACGCATATCGCACAATAATAAGATGCTGGACCTAGTTCATAAACGCGAATACGTATACGAGAGCACAGTTAAATATCATAACAATTATGTGCCCACAGAATGGCCTTTTCAAACTCCTCAaactacaaaacttaaaaaagggGTACCGGTATTATGTTTACGAAATCTACCTGATTATAATCTAGCCAACGGAACTCAAGGTATAATTTGTTCTATTAGTGTCGATAACATTACCATACTAACgagcaataataacaaaattactaTTAATCTACAAGTcgaaactttatataataataaacacatAATCGTTGCACATTATTGTTTATCTTCATCATCACTAGATATTTTTctcgttttctttttttttggtgtttctaCGTTGTCTTTTCCAGGAGTTTCCAATACCCTTTTCATTACCACATTTGCATTGTGCTCTTTATCATCAATAACCACCTTTTTTATCGTCACTTTATAATTGCCTTGAAGCACACTCCATTTTGAATTGTGTTTCATAGGCAATAAATGAAAACACGTAATAGTTGCCACTTGAATATGTGAACCGCTCATGATTAAATGTTGATATTGActactttttaaacattcttcTTGAATGTCATCGAGCAcgattaatgtttttatttgtctattGTTGCTGTCTTGTACCGTGTatatttcattttgtatttGCATGATGGTCGAGAGcctttgtttgtattttttttttaattatatattccATTACTATgttatatgatataaaaaatataatagtgttatttccgcattaaaataaatgttgttcctataaaaaacaaaaaagtcttatcaaatgtaaaaaaatgttttccttataaaaacataacaaaagtCAATATTTGCATAAGAAAAGCGCAATTGAATAGATATGTTACTGTTGCTCAATACGACCTTGTCGATTGGTTAGAAACCGCATTGAATGGCTATAAACACCTGTATCAAGGTAACAGCTATCGCCTCTTTTATGCAACATTAAAATTGCAACCTATAAACACTGCAAACGCAAGgcttatgttaaaatataaaaatcaagtgTTTGACACAAACGAAACGCTTGAAATGGTGATCACTAACATGCTCAACAATAAATTTGAACCTTTAGATGACAGTCTGACGGTCGCTCAAGAAACCAATA
This Hydra vulgaris chromosome 04, alternate assembly HydraT2T_AEP DNA region includes the following protein-coding sequences:
- the LOC136079267 gene encoding uncharacterized protein LOC136079267, producing the protein MLNEEQEQIFNAILNNINVFITGSAGTGKTFAINTIYQRLCDMHKNVYVTASTGIAAKLYPSAMTVHSFFSFAHIKQSVQDVIKHMNVSTKERLTTIDILIIDEISMLSPYLLQLIHNVLCSIKKSILLFGGCLVIVGGDFYQLTPIDSPLLLFDDPFWILCQFKVIRLIKNYRQQENDKFLACLYSIRIAQWDDITFKYLRKRLHATDLHINSTYTRLFFTNAERISHNNKMLDLVHKREYVYESTVKYHNNYVPTEWPFQTPQTTKLKKGVPVLCLRNLPDYNLANGTQGTHGLVPSRNTTKWNSEKLDETIKDDYKWLAIDSSFSRSFFLESTSDPYNIIANRLIDELEAPLNK